TCGAAAAAAATATTTTCCAATCATCCAAAAAATCCCGTCCAATTTTTCTATAGATTTTCCTCGTAAAAGGTTCGAACTTGGGCCACTAATTCACGCAAATTGCAAAACGGGGCCGCCGCCGCCAAATGCGACCACGGCAAGTTATAGGAAAAAAAGAGGGTTTTGGCCGCCAGCCGGAAGTTCCAAATCTCCCTGCGGGATTTATCCGGTCCCTTCGGGACCTTTGGCGTCTCCGCCGGTGGCGGATCCGCGAGCCGATTCCTCTTGTTGAAAAAAAGGATTCTAAATCTCCAGAAAATCAGATAGAGATCGGGGGCCTTTCACCAACTGCCCAAAGGCGACGAGATTTCAAATTGAAAGGGGGGCCGTCATGGCGACAGAGTTCTTTCTTTACGCAAGAAAATCGACCGATACCGAGGAAAAACAGGTCCTCTCCATTGAGGCCCAACTTGTAGAACTCCGCCAATTCGCCTCAAAGGAGAGATTAAAGATCAAGCAGGAGTTCGTCGAGGCCATGACGGCCAAGACTCCCGGCCGCCCCATCTTCAATGAGATGATCTCAAGGATTGAGAAAGGCGAGGCGGAGGGGATTATCGCCTGGCATCCGGATCGCCTCGCCCGAAATTCTATTGATGGCGGCCGGATCATTTACCTTTTGGATACCGGGCACATATCAAATTCCTCAAATTTCCCACCTTTTGGTTCGAGGCGACCCCCCAAGGTAAATTCATGATGAATATCGCCTTTGGGCAGTCCAAATATTTTGTCGACAATCTTTCGGAGAACGTGAAACGAGGCCAGCGTCAGAAATTACGCCGTGGTGAGTGGCCCTCATTTCCCCCGATCGGTTACGTCAAGGATCCCAATTTCCGAAAGCTTGTCGTCGATCCGGTGAAAGGCCCCCTTGTTAAAGAAATCTTTGAATCGTACGCGACCGGCCAATACACCTTGAAAGACTTAAGGAAGGCCTCTTTCCAGTGGGGCCTGGTGAGCCGGACGGGGAGGCCACTTTTCCAATCCCAAATCCAGCGGATGCTGGGCAGCACCTTCTACTATGGCCTCATGAATTTTAACGGCGAGATCCATCAAGGGAACCACGCACCGCTGATCTCCAAGGAGCTATTCGACGACGTTCAGAAGGCCCTCGTCCGAAACGGGAAGCCCCATAAATATAAAAAGAACAAATTTCCCCTCCTTGGCCTTGCAACTTGCGATCGGTGTGGTTGCTCCATCACGGCAGAGCGACAA
The window above is part of the Deltaproteobacteria bacterium genome. Proteins encoded here:
- a CDS encoding recombinase family protein, translating into MATEFFLYARKSTDTEEKQVLSIEAQLVELRQFASKERLKIKQEFVEAMTAKTPGRPIFNEMISRIEKGEAEGIIAWHPDRLARNSIDGGRIIYLLDTGHISNSSNFPPFGSRRPPKVNS